The following proteins are co-located in the Poecile atricapillus isolate bPoeAtr1 chromosome 2, bPoeAtr1.hap1, whole genome shotgun sequence genome:
- the LOC131575144 gene encoding feather beta keratin-like, whose protein sequence is MACNNICRPCGPTPLANSCNEPCALQCQDSRVIIDPAPVLVTMPGPIMTSFPQNTVVGSTSSAAVGSELNAQGQPISGGFGFGLGYGLGGLGCYGRRGGYIC, encoded by the coding sequence ATGGCCTGCAACAACATCTGCCGTCCCTGTGGACCCACCCCGCTGGCCAACAGCTGCAAcgagccctgtgccctgcaatGCCAGGATTCCCGTGTCATCATCGACCCTGCCCCTGTGCTGGTCACCATGCCAGGACCCATCATGAcctccttcccccagaacaCCGTCGTCGGATCCACCTCCTCGGCTGCCGTTGGCAGTGAACTCAATGCCCAGGGACAGCCCATCTCTGGTGGCTTTGGCTTTGGCCTTGGCTACGGGCTGGGAGGCCTGGGCTGCTATGGCAGAAGGGGCGGCTACATCTGTTAA
- the LOC131575139 gene encoding feather beta keratin-like, which translates to MACNNICRPCGPTPLANSCNEPCALQCQNSSVIINPSPVLVTLPGPIMTSFPQNTAVGSTSSAAVGSELNAQGQPISGGFGFGLGYGLGGLGCYGRRGGYIC; encoded by the coding sequence ATGGCCTGCAACAACATCTGCCGTCCCTGTGGACCCACCCCGCTGGCCAACAGCTGCAAcgagccctgtgccctgcaatGCCAGAACTCCAGCGTCATCATCAACCCTTCCCCTGTGCTGGtcaccctgccaggacccatcatgacctccttcccccagaacaCCGCTGTTGGATCCACCTCCTCGGCTGCCGTGGGCAGTGAACTCAATGCCCAGGGACAGCCCATCTCTGGTGGCTTTGGCTTCGGCCTTGGCTACGGGCTGGGAGGCCTGGGCTGCTATGGCAGAAGGGGTGGCTACATCTGCTAA